The following coding sequences lie in one Candidatus Polarisedimenticolia bacterium genomic window:
- the speB gene encoding agmatinase, with protein MEIHPENFLGIGPPECDLGPARAVLLPVPYDRTASYGKGTADGPAALIAASCSLELYDEELGIDTYTRGIHTAAAVSGNQDPPEKMVELVHAAVTRYLDMGKLVVTVGGEHSITAGAVAAYHRRHPRLTVVQLDAHGDMRDEYEGSRYNHACVMRRVREMGIPTVGIGIRSLCREEADYLEKNPALLISGLRVCRDRSWLEEALQAAQGEVYVTVDVDFFDPSMVPGTGTPEPGGGDWYTALAFLRELSRRSRIVGFDLMELAPIAGQPASDFLAAKLLYRMLGYTLTADGRAGAPEPILR; from the coding sequence CCTTATGATCGCACCGCGTCCTATGGTAAAGGGACGGCGGACGGCCCGGCGGCGCTCATTGCCGCCTCCTGCAGCCTCGAGCTGTACGACGAAGAGCTGGGGATCGACACCTATACCCGGGGAATCCACACGGCAGCGGCCGTCTCCGGCAACCAGGATCCGCCCGAGAAAATGGTTGAACTGGTCCACGCCGCCGTCACACGGTATCTTGATATGGGCAAGCTGGTGGTGACCGTGGGGGGCGAGCACTCGATCACGGCAGGGGCGGTGGCCGCGTACCATCGACGCCACCCGCGGCTCACAGTGGTGCAGCTCGACGCGCACGGCGACATGCGCGATGAATATGAAGGCTCCAGGTACAACCATGCGTGCGTGATGCGGCGGGTACGCGAGATGGGCATTCCCACCGTCGGCATCGGAATCCGCAGCCTTTGCCGTGAGGAAGCGGATTACCTGGAAAAGAATCCGGCCCTCCTCATCTCGGGCCTGCGCGTCTGCCGGGACCGCAGCTGGCTCGAGGAGGCCCTGCAGGCTGCCCAAGGCGAGGTTTACGTGACCGTGGACGTGGACTTCTTCGATCCCTCGATGGTGCCCGGAACCGGAACCCCGGAGCCCGGCGGCGGCGACTGGTATACGGCCCTGGCTTTTCTGCGGGAGCTGTCGCGGCGCAGCCGCATCGTCGGATTCGACCTCATGGAGCTCGCCCCGATCGCCGGACAGCCCGCTTCCGATTTCCTGGCCGCGAAGCTGCTCTACCGGATGCTCGGATATACCTTGACCGCCGACGGGCGCGCTGGCGCGCCCGAACCTATATTGAGGTAG
- the lon gene encoding endopeptidase La, whose translation MPKISEREAHPQEFEIPEELPIIPLVSTIVFPNIVVNLQVVRKRNLQLVRDLPPEGIVGLVIQRGSGLDFPPVEDLTQIGVAARLVTRINVSRNTIQIILLGLARFKVTQYSATDPYLKARVECIEEPDVESMEANVLMGNALHLLETLVRQDSRVSEEILHLIRNNLTGPGNLADQIANHLNFKLEDKKEILCTLQPLERLQCAIRLLKRALDQIKVGQEIQEATQEEISKSQREYFLREQLKTIRRELGEGNEAEAAITEMRKRLGEGNYPEAVLKEATRELDRLATINPASAEYSVVKTYLDWLLELPWTSVTTDNLDIAKAREILERDHYGLHKIKDRILEYLAVRKLKADMKGPILCFFGPPGVGKTSLGKSIAEALGRKFIRMSVGGMRDEAEIRGHRRTYVGAMPGKIIQNIRRAGTANPLFIIDEIDKIGSDFRGDPASALLEVLDPEQNSGFLDLYLDVPFDLSRVMFLTTANRLDTIPEPLRDRMEILPLSGYTEEEKVAIAKQYLVPRQIDSHGLKTDQLGFDRKILVEMIRGYTSEAGLRRLEQLIGQVCRKIAKSVALGEPARGKIGTEDLTEFLGPAPYLPEIAERRDEVGVATGLAWTAAGGDILLIEASRMKGRGGFNLTGQLGDVMKESAHAALSYVRSHAAELGIFDADFSRTDIHLHVPAGAIPKDGPSAGVTIATALASLLSNRRVRHDLAMTGEISLRGKVLPVGGVKEKVLAARRSGIRTVILPARNEKDLLDIPEEVRKTMTFQFAREIGDVLREALRPSKGSAQGERTEPAGPRTRREPSGKAKSPAAAARTR comes from the coding sequence GTGCCGAAGATCTCCGAACGGGAAGCTCACCCGCAGGAATTCGAGATTCCGGAAGAGCTGCCCATTATTCCGCTCGTTTCGACCATCGTCTTCCCCAACATCGTCGTGAACCTGCAGGTGGTGCGCAAGCGCAACCTGCAGCTCGTCCGGGACCTGCCTCCCGAAGGAATCGTCGGGCTGGTGATCCAGCGCGGCAGCGGGCTGGACTTCCCGCCGGTCGAGGACCTGACGCAGATCGGCGTCGCGGCACGGCTGGTCACGCGTATCAACGTGTCGCGCAACACCATCCAGATCATCCTGCTCGGATTGGCGCGCTTCAAGGTGACGCAGTATTCCGCCACCGACCCCTACCTGAAGGCCCGCGTGGAGTGCATCGAGGAGCCCGACGTGGAGTCGATGGAGGCCAACGTCCTGATGGGCAACGCGCTGCACCTGCTCGAGACCCTCGTCCGGCAGGACAGCAGGGTCTCCGAGGAGATCCTCCACCTCATCCGCAACAACCTCACCGGTCCGGGGAACCTGGCCGACCAGATCGCCAATCACCTGAACTTCAAGCTCGAGGACAAGAAGGAGATTCTCTGCACGCTGCAGCCGCTGGAGCGGCTGCAATGCGCCATCCGGCTCCTGAAGCGGGCCCTGGACCAGATCAAGGTGGGGCAGGAGATCCAGGAGGCGACCCAGGAGGAGATCTCCAAGTCGCAGCGCGAGTACTTCCTGCGCGAGCAGCTCAAGACCATTCGCCGCGAGCTGGGCGAGGGGAACGAGGCGGAAGCCGCCATCACCGAGATGCGCAAGCGCCTCGGCGAGGGGAACTATCCCGAGGCGGTGCTGAAGGAGGCGACGCGCGAGCTGGATCGCCTGGCCACCATCAACCCGGCCTCGGCCGAGTACAGCGTCGTGAAGACCTACCTCGACTGGCTGCTGGAGCTGCCCTGGACGAGCGTCACCACCGACAATCTCGACATCGCCAAGGCTCGCGAGATTCTCGAGCGGGACCATTACGGGCTGCACAAGATCAAGGACCGCATCCTGGAATATCTGGCGGTGCGCAAGCTGAAGGCCGACATGAAGGGGCCCATCCTCTGCTTCTTCGGGCCTCCAGGCGTGGGCAAGACTTCGCTCGGCAAGTCGATTGCCGAGGCGCTCGGGCGCAAGTTCATCCGCATGTCGGTGGGAGGGATGCGGGACGAGGCGGAGATTCGGGGCCACCGCCGCACCTACGTCGGTGCGATGCCGGGGAAGATCATTCAGAACATCCGCCGCGCCGGCACTGCCAATCCCCTGTTCATCATCGACGAGATCGACAAGATCGGCAGCGATTTTCGCGGCGACCCCGCCTCGGCGCTGCTCGAGGTGCTCGATCCGGAGCAGAACTCCGGCTTTCTCGATCTCTACCTCGACGTCCCCTTCGATCTGTCGCGCGTGATGTTCCTGACCACCGCCAACCGCCTGGACACCATCCCCGAGCCGCTGCGCGACCGGATGGAGATCCTGCCGCTGTCCGGCTACACGGAGGAGGAGAAGGTCGCGATCGCCAAGCAATACCTGGTGCCGCGTCAGATCGACAGCCACGGCTTGAAGACCGACCAGCTCGGCTTCGATCGAAAGATCCTGGTCGAGATGATTCGCGGCTACACCAGCGAGGCGGGACTGCGGCGGCTGGAGCAGCTGATCGGGCAGGTGTGCCGGAAGATCGCCAAGTCGGTGGCCCTGGGCGAGCCCGCCCGCGGCAAGATCGGCACCGAGGATTTGACCGAATTCCTGGGACCGGCCCCCTACCTGCCCGAGATCGCCGAGCGCCGCGACGAGGTGGGTGTGGCAACCGGCCTGGCCTGGACCGCCGCGGGCGGCGACATCCTGCTCATCGAGGCGTCGCGCATGAAAGGAAGGGGCGGGTTCAACCTGACCGGACAGCTGGGCGACGTCATGAAGGAATCGGCACACGCGGCCCTGTCGTACGTGCGCTCGCACGCGGCGGAGCTCGGAATCTTCGATGCTGATTTCTCGCGCACCGACATCCACCTGCACGTACCGGCCGGGGCCATCCCCAAGGACGGCCCTTCGGCAGGCGTGACCATCGCGACGGCGCTGGCTTCGCTCCTCTCCAACCGCCGGGTGCGGCACGATCTCGCCATGACCGGGGAAATCTCGCTGCGCGGCAAGGTGCTTCCTGTGGGCGGGGTGAAGGAGAAGGTCCTGGCCGCACGGCGCTCCGGAATCCGCACCGTCATCCTGCCAGCGCGCAACGAGAAGGACCTCCTCGACATTCCGGAGGAGGTGCGCAAGACGATGACCTTCCAGTTCGCGCGGGAGATCGGCGACGTGCTCCGGGAAGCGCTGCGTCCCTCGAAGGGCTCGGCCCAGGGGGAGCGGACGGAGCCGGCCGGGCCGCGCACCCGCAGGGAACCTTCGGGAAAGGCGAAATCCCCCGCCGCCGCGGCGCGCACCCGCTAG
- a CDS encoding response regulator, which produces MGLKAKLNDMHLTGLVGHSESILQPEESRVRQLLVVDDDPGVQDLIHDVLSGAGYRVETAFDSKEAMERIAEKNYDGLVLDLVLPAEDGLELYDRILELNPYLRNRIVFISGEAREHQLKRVVRKTGAHVLKKPFNILDLIRVLQDRGL; this is translated from the coding sequence ATGGGACTGAAAGCCAAGCTGAACGATATGCACCTGACCGGGCTCGTGGGGCATTCCGAGTCGATCCTGCAGCCGGAGGAATCGCGCGTCCGCCAGTTGCTGGTGGTGGACGACGATCCCGGGGTGCAGGACCTGATCCACGATGTGCTGTCGGGAGCCGGCTATCGCGTCGAGACGGCCTTCGATTCCAAGGAAGCCATGGAGCGGATCGCCGAGAAGAACTACGACGGTCTCGTCCTGGACCTGGTCCTGCCGGCCGAGGACGGCCTGGAGCTCTACGACAGAATCCTGGAGCTGAACCCTTATCTCAGGAACCGGATCGTCTTCATCTCGGGCGAAGCGCGCGAGCACCAGCTCAAGAGGGTCGTGCGCAAGACCGGAGCGCATGTCCTCAAGAAGCCCTTCAATATCCTGGACTTGATTCGGGTCCTGCAGGATCGAGGTCTGTAG
- a CDS encoding alkaline phosphatase family protein: MSRPCKSFLRAAFTVLAVLLIALCPACGGGAGPARPAGGGSAGGSGKVILIGVDGADWGVIRPLMDAGKLPNFRKIVEGGASGVLHSMEPTLSPALWTTVATGREPAVHHIADFIVNIPGGGYKPVTSDMRAVPAFWNLIGTGGRGKRVGVIGWLASWPAEAVQGYIVTSYLPYVYDWSTGRPLKGTVVEGIPRQTYPDSLLGEIQPLKVVPESVDKALLRRFYDPQKTAVLGKDASECVEGFLWSLASDETYRRIGAKLYHDDPVDLFALYFGGIDVVSHRFWKFSWPEAEPYGADPAEVEALGGVIPAYYGYIDEILGEYLASLDGRTTLIVLSDHGFKPVLVPGKPTTSGHHRLEGVLALYGRGIARGTVIEGATLLDILPTVFALLDEPISRELTGKVLAEAFELPSSERLHLTYVDAYPPLPERGSAAAGEAIDANVLERLKSLGYIR, translated from the coding sequence ATGAGCCGTCCGTGCAAATCCTTCCTCAGAGCAGCTTTCACCGTGCTGGCCGTTTTGCTGATCGCTCTCTGCCCGGCGTGCGGTGGCGGCGCGGGTCCGGCCCGACCGGCCGGCGGAGGGTCTGCGGGAGGATCTGGCAAGGTCATCCTGATCGGAGTGGACGGCGCCGACTGGGGCGTCATCCGGCCGCTGATGGACGCGGGAAAGCTGCCGAACTTCCGCAAGATCGTGGAGGGAGGAGCGAGCGGAGTTCTCCATTCGATGGAGCCGACCCTGTCGCCCGCGCTCTGGACCACGGTCGCAACGGGACGGGAACCCGCCGTTCATCACATCGCCGACTTCATCGTCAATATCCCGGGCGGCGGCTACAAGCCGGTGACCAGCGACATGCGCGCGGTCCCTGCATTCTGGAACCTGATCGGGACCGGGGGGCGGGGAAAGAGGGTCGGCGTCATCGGCTGGCTCGCTTCCTGGCCCGCGGAAGCGGTGCAGGGCTACATCGTCACTTCCTACCTCCCTTACGTCTATGACTGGTCCACCGGACGCCCACTCAAGGGAACCGTGGTGGAGGGGATTCCCAGGCAGACCTATCCCGATTCCCTGCTGGGGGAGATCCAGCCTCTCAAGGTGGTTCCCGAGTCGGTGGACAAGGCGCTGTTGCGACGGTTCTACGATCCGCAGAAGACGGCGGTGCTCGGGAAGGATGCTTCCGAATGCGTGGAGGGATTTCTCTGGAGCCTCGCCTCGGACGAGACCTACCGGCGGATCGGCGCGAAGCTCTATCATGACGACCCGGTCGATCTGTTCGCTCTCTACTTCGGCGGGATCGACGTGGTGAGCCATCGCTTCTGGAAATTCAGCTGGCCCGAAGCCGAGCCCTACGGCGCCGATCCGGCCGAAGTGGAGGCGCTCGGCGGCGTCATCCCCGCCTATTACGGCTACATCGACGAGATCCTCGGAGAGTACCTTGCCAGCCTGGATGGGCGCACCACCCTGATCGTCCTTTCCGACCATGGCTTCAAGCCGGTGTTGGTGCCGGGCAAGCCGACCACCTCGGGACACCACCGGCTGGAAGGGGTCCTGGCTCTTTACGGAAGGGGCATTGCCCGCGGGACCGTCATCGAGGGGGCGACGCTCCTGGACATCCTCCCCACGGTTTTTGCCCTGCTCGACGAGCCGATCTCCCGGGAGCTTACCGGCAAGGTCCTGGCGGAAGCCTTCGAGCTTCCCTCTTCCGAGCGGCTCCATCTCACCTACGTCGACGCCTACCCGCCGCTTCCCGAAAGAGGCTCCGCGGCGGCCGGGGAGGCGATCGACGCCAACGTCCTGGAGCGCCTCAAATCCCTCGGCTATATCCGCTGA
- a CDS encoding tetratricopeptide repeat protein, giving the protein MPTGQRMFDTDETALLSLARSQALGRDYNRALRTFQSAIIELAFPGETPVQPQYLSHYGIALAMASGRCEEGRRLCERSIQLEPYEPEHYLNLARIHFGSGNHAAAILACEEGLSIRPQDPLLTHERDTLDRRKGSFFPMLPRNHPLNRCVGRFLRSPRTSSRS; this is encoded by the coding sequence GTGCCGACCGGGCAGCGGATGTTTGACACCGACGAAACCGCCCTCCTGAGCCTCGCGAGGAGCCAGGCGCTCGGACGCGACTACAACCGCGCGCTGCGCACCTTCCAGAGCGCCATCATCGAGCTCGCCTTCCCGGGCGAGACGCCGGTGCAGCCCCAGTACCTTTCGCACTACGGAATTGCGCTCGCCATGGCTTCCGGCCGTTGCGAGGAAGGACGCCGGCTGTGCGAGCGATCCATCCAGCTGGAGCCGTACGAGCCGGAGCATTACCTGAACCTAGCGAGGATCCATTTCGGATCGGGGAACCATGCCGCCGCAATCCTGGCCTGCGAGGAAGGCCTTTCGATTCGTCCGCAGGACCCGCTCCTGACGCATGAGCGCGATACCCTCGACCGGCGCAAGGGAAGCTTCTTCCCGATGCTTCCACGCAACCATCCCTTGAACCGCTGCGTCGGGAGGTTCCTGCGCTCGCCGAGGACTTCTAGCCGATCCTGA
- a CDS encoding rhodanese-like domain-containing protein yields the protein MPIPQISPHEAQALLAEGGATYVDVRSVPEFAQAHPAGAVNVPLFHADDRGQMAPNPDFLAVMQASFAPDAKLVLGCLSGVRSQRAAEILAAAGYRDLANVRTGIGGARDAFGRMVEPGWAQLGLPVETEASPGASYESLREKARI from the coding sequence GTGCCGATACCTCAGATTTCACCGCACGAAGCGCAGGCGCTCCTCGCCGAAGGCGGCGCCACCTACGTCGATGTGCGCTCCGTGCCGGAGTTCGCGCAGGCGCACCCCGCCGGCGCCGTGAATGTCCCCCTGTTCCATGCCGACGACCGCGGCCAGATGGCTCCCAACCCGGATTTCCTGGCGGTGATGCAGGCCAGCTTCGCGCCCGATGCGAAGCTCGTGCTGGGCTGCCTTTCCGGAGTGCGCTCGCAGCGGGCCGCCGAAATCCTCGCCGCCGCGGGCTACCGCGATCTGGCGAACGTCCGCACCGGAATCGGAGGCGCGCGCGATGCCTTCGGCCGGATGGTGGAGCCGGGCTGGGCCCAGCTCGGGCTTCCCGTGGAGACCGAAGCAAGTCCCGGGGCATCCTACGAGTCGCTTCGGGAAAAGGCCCGGATTTGA
- a CDS encoding glycosyltransferase family 2 protein, translated as MTLAGPSDASGHTRSLSSHLDVVVPIYNEAANLEELWGRLARSLEGRGIPFRLTFVNDGSGDESLARLRRMAAADARVRVLSFSRNFGHQKAVSAGLEHVDGDAVVVMDADLQDPPEVVPDLVAKWSEGFEVVYAVRTRRKEGAAKRAAYALFYRILRRISDVQIPLDAGDFALMDRKVVSLINALPERNRFLRGLRSWVGFRQVEHVYERMPRHAGEPKYRTRHLIKLALDGFFAFSTVPLQLATYLGFVAAGLGFLYLLYALASRFLYGNPAGWTSLAAIVLFLGGTQLIILGILGGYVGRVYEEVRRRPLYVLDEKIGFPERP; from the coding sequence TTGACGCTGGCCGGCCCCTCCGACGCATCCGGCCACACCCGCTCGCTGTCGAGCCACCTCGACGTCGTGGTCCCGATCTACAACGAAGCCGCGAATCTCGAGGAGCTGTGGGGACGCCTGGCGCGCTCGCTGGAAGGACGCGGCATTCCCTTCCGCCTCACTTTCGTCAACGACGGCAGCGGCGACGAGTCGCTGGCCCGGCTGCGGCGCATGGCGGCCGCCGACGCGCGCGTGCGGGTCCTGTCGTTCTCCCGCAATTTCGGCCACCAGAAGGCGGTGAGCGCGGGGCTCGAGCATGTCGACGGCGACGCCGTCGTCGTCATGGACGCCGACCTCCAGGATCCTCCCGAGGTGGTTCCCGATCTCGTGGCGAAATGGAGCGAAGGCTTCGAGGTGGTCTATGCGGTGCGCACCCGCCGCAAGGAAGGCGCCGCGAAGCGGGCCGCCTACGCGCTCTTCTATCGCATCCTGCGCCGCATCAGCGATGTGCAGATCCCGCTGGATGCGGGAGATTTCGCGCTGATGGACCGCAAGGTCGTCTCGCTGATCAACGCGCTGCCCGAGCGCAACCGATTCCTGCGCGGCCTGCGGTCGTGGGTCGGCTTCCGGCAGGTCGAGCACGTCTACGAGCGCATGCCGCGCCACGCCGGCGAGCCCAAGTACAGGACGCGCCACCTCATCAAGCTGGCCCTGGACGGCTTTTTCGCCTTCTCGACCGTTCCCCTGCAGCTGGCGACCTATCTGGGCTTCGTGGCGGCCGGCCTGGGCTTCCTCTACCTGCTGTACGCTCTCGCCTCGCGCTTCCTCTATGGCAACCCGGCGGGGTGGACCTCGCTCGCGGCAATCGTCCTGTTCCTGGGAGGCACGCAGCTGATCATCCTGGGGATCCTGGGAGGTTATGTCGGGCGGGTCTACGAGGAGGTCCGCCGGAGGCCTCTCTATGTGCTGGACGAGAAGATCGGCTTTCCCGAGCGGCCCTGA
- a CDS encoding class I SAM-dependent methyltransferase, protein MYRDFAELHEARHWWFVGRRRILASLIAAWLPPRRDLRILDIGCGTGGMIPLLSEHGQVTGIDPAEAAIRYSKQRYDGAAELLRMDFPAQVPAFRDFDLVTLFDVLEHLDDDALALARAGSLLRGGGLLLITVPAHRCLWSPHDEINQHRRRYGRSELRARLEQSGFRIEKLSYYNMLLFPIVYAARLLRRHLRPRDRRSDVRIGNDWINDRLADVFGAERHLLKHWELPVGVSLIAMARKPEAASGERG, encoded by the coding sequence ATGTATCGGGACTTCGCCGAGCTGCACGAAGCACGGCACTGGTGGTTCGTGGGCCGGCGGCGCATCCTGGCCTCCCTGATCGCGGCCTGGCTTCCGCCGCGGCGCGATCTGCGCATCCTGGACATCGGCTGCGGCACCGGCGGCATGATTCCGCTGCTCTCCGAGCATGGGCAGGTGACCGGGATCGATCCTGCCGAAGCGGCCATCCGCTACTCGAAGCAGCGCTACGACGGCGCCGCCGAGCTACTGCGGATGGACTTTCCGGCCCAGGTCCCGGCTTTCCGCGACTTCGATCTCGTCACTCTGTTCGACGTCCTGGAGCATCTCGACGACGATGCCTTGGCACTGGCACGCGCGGGATCGCTGCTGCGCGGCGGCGGCCTCCTGCTGATCACCGTGCCGGCCCATCGCTGTCTCTGGTCGCCGCACGACGAGATCAACCAGCACCGGCGCCGCTACGGGCGGAGCGAGCTGCGCGCGCGCCTGGAGCAGAGCGGCTTTCGCATCGAGAAGCTCTCCTACTACAACATGCTGCTCTTCCCGATCGTCTACGCCGCCCGTCTCCTGCGGCGGCATCTCCGCCCGAGAGACCGGCGCTCCGATGTCCGCATCGGCAACGACTGGATCAACGACCGCCTGGCCGACGTCTTCGGCGCGGAGCGTCACCTGCTGAAGCACTGGGAGCTCCCGGTGGGCGTCTCGCTCATCGCCATGGCTCGCAAGCCGGAGGCCGCCTCCGGGGAGCGCGGATGA
- a CDS encoding glycosyltransferase family 39 protein, producing MTRSRFLLLLALLSLAVRLPMLHFLRTEYLSGGITTSLGLVARNLLEGRGLSETTGPDEILLLYDLQLGQGKLRDIAEFPDPPDQPTRPLIQRMPGYPFLLAVSFKLTGSYRYLPIQLLQILGSSLLPFMIFGAARRYFGERPGRVAGIVAALNFAEIRLALVPLYDWWILFVVALLLWLLARSREHDYPWRSFVLMGAVLAAGTLLKSTVVVVPLFLAAAIFVTLGPWRAAPRAAALVALPILVLLPWAARNQRLFQRFIPTNTFLWPSIWEGFGEVDNPFGAVLDDRRTYLTALQENHSLVYGSPEYDDYFEEKVNSAFGSRPGFVVALWGKRLVGGLLFPANPWGLAGIDRPEASFSTFRARTGGSPVVYLLAHPLTAALKMLQRLWDPALFFMALLALWEMRPRWRELLPLMAFPAAFLAVTVPIHLEGRYLLPGSLVFLMLASVPLAGWLPMPSRSRELDRQAAL from the coding sequence ATGACCCGCTCGCGCTTCCTCCTGCTGCTGGCGCTGCTGTCGCTCGCCGTGCGGCTGCCGATGCTCCACTTCCTGCGCACCGAGTATCTCTCGGGAGGCATCACCACCTCCCTCGGGCTGGTGGCCAGGAACCTGCTGGAGGGACGCGGGCTGTCGGAGACGACCGGGCCGGACGAGATCCTGCTCCTGTACGACCTGCAGCTCGGCCAGGGGAAGCTCCGGGACATTGCCGAATTCCCGGATCCCCCCGATCAGCCGACCCGTCCGCTGATCCAGAGGATGCCGGGCTATCCGTTCCTGCTGGCCGTCTCTTTCAAGCTGACGGGGAGCTATCGCTACCTGCCCATCCAGCTGTTGCAGATCCTCGGCAGCTCGTTGCTTCCCTTCATGATCTTCGGAGCCGCCCGGCGTTATTTCGGCGAGCGCCCGGGACGCGTTGCGGGAATCGTCGCCGCCCTGAATTTCGCCGAGATCCGCCTGGCCCTCGTGCCGCTGTACGACTGGTGGATCCTCTTCGTGGTGGCGCTGCTTCTCTGGCTCCTGGCGCGCAGCCGCGAGCACGACTATCCCTGGCGCAGCTTCGTCCTCATGGGTGCCGTGCTGGCGGCGGGGACCTTGCTCAAATCGACGGTCGTGGTCGTGCCACTCTTCCTCGCCGCCGCCATCTTCGTCACGCTGGGACCGTGGCGCGCCGCCCCGCGCGCCGCCGCGCTGGTCGCCTTGCCGATACTGGTCCTGCTTCCCTGGGCGGCCCGCAATCAGCGCCTCTTCCAACGCTTCATCCCCACGAACACTTTCCTCTGGCCCAGCATCTGGGAAGGCTTCGGCGAAGTGGACAATCCCTTCGGCGCCGTGCTGGACGACCGCCGCACTTATCTGACCGCCCTGCAGGAGAATCACAGCCTCGTTTACGGCTCGCCGGAGTACGACGACTACTTCGAAGAAAAGGTGAACTCGGCTTTCGGCAGCCGGCCAGGTTTCGTCGTCGCACTGTGGGGAAAACGGCTGGTGGGCGGCCTCCTGTTCCCGGCAAATCCCTGGGGATTGGCGGGAATCGACCGGCCCGAGGCGAGCTTCAGCACCTTCCGGGCCCGCACGGGCGGGAGCCCGGTCGTCTACCTGCTGGCCCATCCGCTGACCGCCGCCTTGAAGATGCTGCAGCGCCTATGGGATCCGGCGCTCTTCTTCATGGCGCTGCTCGCTTTGTGGGAGATGCGCCCCCGCTGGCGCGAGCTGCTGCCGCTGATGGCATTCCCCGCGGCCTTTCTCGCCGTCACGGTTCCGATTCATCTGGAAGGGCGCTACCTGCTGCCGGGAAGCCTGGTTTTCCTGATGCTCGCCTCGGTGCCCCTGGCCGGCTGGCTTCCCATGCCTTCCCGCTCCCGGGAATTGGACCGGCAGGCGGCGCTGTGA
- a CDS encoding alpha/beta hydrolase family protein, whose product MMHRALGAGIDRYRIWYKITFQRGRILATPAEAWRRYADPPPFPDARRFFSCDGRIPEVRRIVEDAPRDVRIERLEFDSLHPIPLAESNRAVGRFYRPAKRADAPFVVLCHGWAHRKRRGIEHLYVRPFLRRGWAVLMLSHPLHFERTPAGVYSGELMVSGDAALTVEAFRQGVVDLEAAINFLMAEGVRPWGLFGYSLGGYIAGLLGCVRSDPAFLVMAGCGDSLLSPILETPLGRNVREDLEATGLGERGRLERFWSTISPSSWRPAIPRERILLVAGRHDRIMLADSVKRLWEAWERPALCWLPRGHYTLLAAPGALMRASLPFVQERLSSISAQKTGAAPGGGAAPPSGLEGGPDDPGNKA is encoded by the coding sequence ATGATGCACCGGGCGCTGGGAGCGGGGATCGATCGTTATCGCATCTGGTACAAGATAACCTTCCAGCGCGGCCGAATCCTGGCCACCCCCGCCGAGGCCTGGCGGCGCTACGCCGACCCGCCGCCGTTCCCCGACGCCCGGCGCTTCTTTTCATGCGACGGCCGCATCCCCGAGGTCCGACGCATCGTCGAGGACGCGCCCCGGGATGTCCGCATCGAGCGCCTGGAGTTCGATTCCCTGCATCCGATTCCGCTGGCGGAGAGCAATCGGGCCGTAGGCCGCTTCTACCGGCCGGCGAAACGTGCCGATGCCCCCTTCGTCGTCCTCTGCCACGGTTGGGCCCATCGGAAGCGGCGCGGCATCGAGCACCTCTATGTCCGTCCTTTTCTGCGGCGCGGCTGGGCGGTCCTGATGCTCTCCCATCCTCTCCACTTCGAGCGCACACCCGCGGGCGTCTACAGTGGCGAGCTGATGGTGTCCGGAGATGCGGCGCTCACCGTCGAGGCGTTCCGCCAGGGCGTGGTCGATCTGGAAGCGGCGATCAATTTCCTGATGGCGGAAGGGGTGCGGCCGTGGGGCCTTTTCGGCTATTCGCTGGGCGGATACATCGCCGGGCTGCTCGGATGCGTCCGCTCCGATCCGGCTTTCCTGGTCATGGCGGGGTGCGGCGACTCGCTGCTCTCCCCGATCCTGGAGACTCCCCTCGGTCGCAACGTGCGCGAGGATCTCGAGGCGACCGGACTCGGCGAGCGCGGGCGGCTGGAGCGCTTCTGGAGCACGATCTCACCCTCGAGCTGGCGGCCCGCCATCCCGAGGGAGCGGATCCTCCTCGTGGCGGGTCGTCACGATCGCATCATGCTGGCCGACTCGGTGAAGCGCTTGTGGGAGGCCTGGGAGCGGCCGGCGCTGTGCTGGCTTCCGCGGGGGCACTACACGCTGCTCGCGGCGCCGGGCGCTCTGATGCGCGCTTCGCTTCCCTTCGTGCAAGAGCGCCTGTCCTCCATCTCGGCACAAAAAACAGGCGCCGCCCCGGGGGGAGGGGCGGCGCCGCCGTCGGGGCTCGAGGGGGGCCCTGACGACCCTGGGAACAAGGCTTAA